The Balnearium lithotrophicum DNA window GCCTCATCAAGGTCTTGGTTATAAGACTCCAGTAGAGAAGTTTGAGGAATATATTAAAAAACTCCAGGGTGTCCACCATGTATTGAACGAGAACATTCCCTTTACAATTTAAAAAAAGGTTGATAAATTTCCTCTTGCCTTTTGCCACCGGTGAAACGAAATAGGAGGTAGGTATGCCGATAGACAAGGATGTAGTAGAGGAGATTGTTAAGAAGTACGGATTTCACGACAAGGACACAGGTTCTCCAGAGGTACAGATTGCTATTTTGACAGAGAGAATTAAGAACCTAACAAGGCACTTTCAGGAGAACAAGCACGACAACTACAACAAGAGAGCTCTCCAGAGGCTCGTAGGTAGAAGGAAAAAGCTCCTTAAGTATCTAAAGGAAAAGGACTTTAACAGGTATCAGAACATCGTTCTCAAACTTGGTCTCAGAAAGTAACTTGGGGGAGCTCCTTTCTCCCCCTTCCCTCCTTCCCGTCTTCCCTCCTTCCTTTGATATTATTTCGTAGTTAAATTTTAAATAAATCAAAAATATTTGGAGGTTACTTATGTCCGTATCCGAAGTTGCAATAGAGGTTGGTGGTAGACCTTTACGTTTTCAAACTGGAAAAGTTGCTAAGCAGGCAGATGGAGCCGTTGTTGTTTCTCAAGGAGATACAATGGTTTTAGTTACAGCAGTAATGAGTGATGAACCGAGGGAGGACGTTGACTTCTTTCCCCTGTTGGTTGAATATAGAGAGAGGGCCTACGCCGCAGGTAAGATACCCGGTGGATTTATAAAGAGGGAAGGAAAACCTACGGATGAGGAAATTCTAAAGGCAAGGGTTACAGACCGTTCAATAAGGCCTATCTTTCCCAAAGGCTTTAGAAATGACGTTGAGGTAATTGCCTTTGTTATTTCTGCAGACCAGGAGAACGACCCTTCCGTTCTTGCAATAAACGGTGCTTCCGCCGCACTCCACATTTCACGAATTCCCTTTGAAAAGCCAGTTGGAGCTGTTAGAGTTGCAAGAATTGATGGAGAACTAAAGATAAATCCCTCCTACGAGGAGCTCCACAGGGCAGATATAAACTTGGTCGTTTCTGGAACTGAGGATGCAGTTGTTATGGTTGAAGGGGGGGCAAACGAAGTTCCCGAAGAGGAAGTTTTGGATGCGATTCTCTTTGCCCACGAGGAGATAAAGAAGATAACGAAGGCTCAGGAGGAACTTAGGAACCTTGCAGGGAAACCCAAGTACGAGTTTATAGCTCCCTCTCTCGATGAGACAACGAGGGAAAAGATTAAGAACTGGGTTTTTGAGAGGATTGAGCCAGTAATAACAATTCCTGATAAGCATGAAAGGAGGGAAAAACTTAGAGAGCTTAAAGAGTTAATGCTTATAGAGCTTAATATTCCTGAGGAGGACCATAAGCTTGCAAAGGAAGCCTTTAACGAAGCAGAGAAGGAATTTGTAAGGAAGATGGTTTTAGAGAGGGGAGTGAGAATCGACGGAAGAAAGCCAGACGAAATAAGGCCTATTTCCATAGAGGTAGGACTTTTACCAAGGGCCCACGGTTCAGCCCTCTTTACAAGGGGACAAACTCAGGCTCTCGTTACAACGACACTTGGAACTCCGGAAGAGTACCAGTTGGTTGAAGGTTTGATGCCGGAAGAGCAGAAGAGGTTTATGCTCCACTACAACTTCCCTCCATTCTGCGTTGGGGAAAT harbors:
- the rpsO gene encoding 30S ribosomal protein S15, encoding MPIDKDVVEEIVKKYGFHDKDTGSPEVQIAILTERIKNLTRHFQENKHDNYNKRALQRLVGRRKKLLKYLKEKDFNRYQNIVLKLGLRK
- a CDS encoding polyribonucleotide nucleotidyltransferase, with product MSVSEVAIEVGGRPLRFQTGKVAKQADGAVVVSQGDTMVLVTAVMSDEPREDVDFFPLLVEYRERAYAAGKIPGGFIKREGKPTDEEILKARVTDRSIRPIFPKGFRNDVEVIAFVISADQENDPSVLAINGASAALHISRIPFEKPVGAVRVARIDGELKINPSYEELHRADINLVVSGTEDAVVMVEGGANEVPEEEVLDAILFAHEEIKKITKAQEELRNLAGKPKYEFIAPSLDETTREKIKNWVFERIEPVITIPDKHERREKLRELKELMLIELNIPEEDHKLAKEAFNEAEKEFVRKMVLERGVRIDGRKPDEIRPISIEVGLLPRAHGSALFTRGQTQALVTTTLGTPEEYQLVEGLMPEEQKRFMLHYNFPPFCVGEIAPLRGPGRREIGHGALAERALSPVIPPEEEFPYVIRVVSDILESNGSSSMATVCGGSLSLMDAGVPVRAQVAGIAMGLIMEGDRFVVLSDILGDEDHLGDMDFKVAGTRKGVTAIQMDLKVKGISREVLSKALAQAREGRLFILDKMDAVISRPREEISPYAPRIVTTHIEPEKTRDLIGPGGKTIKTIIDKAGVKITIKEDGTVLVSAPTEEAAAQALKMIEDVTKDLEVGNTYLGKVTRVENYGAFVELAPGKIGLIHISKLPPEVRENIFENIKVSDVIPVKIIEFDQMGRPKLSRIDVTPEEERKLREQGGFYSEPERKDE